In the Halichoerus grypus chromosome 4, mHalGry1.hap1.1, whole genome shotgun sequence genome, one interval contains:
- the ANKZF1 gene encoding tRNA endonuclease ANKZF1, with protein sequence MSPVSAATQVPTLVSLFDLNADAPILQGLSLVSHPSGEALAQALRTSCPGSGETASPERKPLQGPLDISDKLFCSTCDQNFHNHQEQREHYKLDWHRFNLKQRLKDKPLLSALDFEKQSSTGDLSSISGSEDSDSASEEDLQIPDEERAEFEKPSRPQGIHPHRVLFQNARGQFLYAYRCVLGPHQVPPEEPELLLHNLQNGGPRHSVVLMAASGHFAGAIFQGRDVVTHKTFHRYTVRAKRGTAQGIRDARGGASRSAGANLRRYNEATLYKDVRDLLAGPVWAKALGEAGTVLLRAPRSGRSLFFGGHGAPLQRGDPRLWDIPLATRRPTFRELQRVLHKLTTLHVHGEDPRETVRLDSPQTHWKTRGGKKAIEAERKVSSDENEALGQNEESPKPGV encoded by the exons ATGTCGCCGGTTTCAGCAGCAACCCAGGTTCCTACGTTGGTCTCCCTCTTTGACCTCAACGCGGATGCTCCGATCCTTCAGGGCCTCAGCCTGGTGAGCCACCCTTCTGGGGAGGCTCTGGCCCAGGCTCTGCGGACTTCCTGTCCAG GTTCAGGAGAGACAGCAAGCCCAGAAAGAAAACCACTCCAGGGTCCGCTGGATATTTCAGACAAGTTATTTTGTTCCACTTGTGACCAGAACTTTCACAACCACCAGGAACAG AGGGAACATTATAAGCTTGACTGGCATCGGTTTAACCTAAAGCAACGTCTCAAGGACAAGCCTCTCCTGTCTGCCCTGGATTTTGAAAAGCAGAGTTCCACAG GAGATCTTTCCAGCATCTCAGGATCAGAGGACTCAGACTCAGCCAGTGAGGAGGACTTGCAGATACCGGATGAGGAGAGGGCTGAGTTTGAGAAGCCCAGCAGACCCCAAGGCATCCACCCCCATCGGGTTCTTTTCCAAAACGCTCGGGGCCAGTTTCTTTATGCCTATCGCTGTGTGCTGGGCCCTCACCAG gtgcccccagaagaaCCTGAACTGCTGCTACACAACCTGCAAAACGGAGGTCCCAGACACTCTGTGGTGCTCATGGCTGCATCTGGGCACTTTGCTGGAGCCATTTTCCAAGG AAGAGACGTGGTGACCCACAAAACCTTTCACCGCTACACAGTGCGGGCCAAGCGGGGCACAGCCCAGGGAATTCGGGATGCCCGGGGTGGGGCTTCTCGTTCTGCCGGAGCCAACCTGAGGCGCTATAATGAAGCCACGTTATACAAG GATGTTCGTGACCTGCTGGCAGGGCCAGTCTGGGCTAAAGCgctgggggaggctgggacaGTACTGCTGCGTGCTCCCCGCTCTGGCCGGTCCCTGTTCTTCGGAGGCCATGGGGCACCCCTGCAACGGGGGGATCCCCGACTTTGGGATATCCCCCTCGCCACCCGCAGACCCACCTTCCGAGAGCTACAGCGTGTGCTCCATAAGCTGACCACCTTGCATGTCCATG GAGAAGACCCCCGGGAGACAGTCAGGTTGGACTCACCTCAGACACACTGGAAGACGAGAGGGGGGAAGAAGGCTATCGAGGCAGAAAGAAAGGTCTCCAGTGATGAAAATGAGGCCCTTGGGCAGAATGAGGAATCTCCCAAACCAGGGGTTTGA